From a single Ooceraea biroi isolate clonal line C1 chromosome 12, Obir_v5.4, whole genome shotgun sequence genomic region:
- the LOC105278849 gene encoding mitochondrial intermembrane space import and assembly protein 40-B translates to MPLIRKEGKDTIIFASKEDHEAPSKVALPEPEPSPGLLLANGEINWNCPCLGGMATGPCGLEFREAFSCFHYSAAEPKGSDCYDAFKTMQKCMSEYPAVYESKGASIDDMDDLEEDEELEEENGQPASGEDKRTVVASSQSTTFDRKIEGTVSASSATKHEVERAKTN, encoded by the coding sequence ATGCCGCTGATTCGCAAGGAGGGCAAGGACACGATCATATTCGCGTCCAAGGAGGATCACGAGGCGCCGAGCAAGGTCGCCCTGCCGGAGCCGGAGCCGAGTCCGGGTCTGCTGCTGGCGAACGGCGAGATCAACTGGAACTGCCCGTGCCTCGGCGGCATGGCGACCGGACCCTGCGGCCTGGAGTTCCGGGAGGCCTTCTCCTGCTTCCACTACTCGGCGGCGGAGCCGAAGGGCTCGGACTGCTACGACGCGTTCAAGACCATGCAGAAGTGCATGTCGGAATATCCGGCGGTGTACGAGAGCAAGGGCGCTTCTATAGACGACATGGACGACctggaggaggacgaggagctGGAGGAGGAGAACGGGCAGCCAGCATCCGGCGAGGACAAGAGGACGGTGGTGGCGTCTAGTCAGAGCACGACGTTCGACAGGAAGATCGAGGGTACAGTGAGCGCGTCGAGTGCCACGAAGCACGAGGTGGAGCGAGCTAAGACTAACTGA
- the LOC105278850 gene encoding uncharacterized protein LOC105278850 has protein sequence MSKKFQMHYLDVSLELPQSPDLEVTPVYLKKNILHAVRQLFGEEGARSRLDVVKFNRAERRFAVRCSSNGYTRLRAALTLATTYEGRTCVYTVHRASPNLLSLTADSRTYVHGARDA, from the exons ATGAGCAAGAAGTTTCAGATGCATTACTTAGACGTTTCTCT AGAGCTGCCGCAGTCTCCCGATCTCGAGGTGACGCCGGTGTAcctgaagaaaaatattcttcacgcGGTCCGCCAGCTGTTCGGCGAGGAGGGTGCCAGGAGTCGGCTCGACGTCGTGAAGTTTAATCGTGCCGAGCGCAGATTCGCCGTCCGCTGCTCGTCCAATGGTTACACGCGGCTGCGCGCCGCCCTGACTCTCGCCACCACGTACGAGGGCAGAACGTGCGTGTACACGGTGCACCGAGCCTCGCCGAATCTCCTGTCTCTCACCGCCGACAGTAGGACGTACGTGCACGGGGCGCGGGACGCGTAA
- the LOC105278851 gene encoding uncharacterized protein DDB_G0271670 codes for MAAACYEKEVVVGAAIHHGHGHHRHHHHHHHHHHHHQNSGVVASSGVGVGVTGQTVLPATSTGLDDAAVIAAAAAAAAAAASSNSSSSVNAASVNGNVVNVSATVTASSSATAAAAAAAAAATATGASSAVVINGYKVQEYKDYSQPLHVDCSVEYELPSQAKPPPGGGEPLLMIHPCYYRRAERERRSPFVNNLPPPPAPATAPMSASRRSGRRSAATAASVAAAGAAAVTVATAAVAIAATPSSTTAAVVPPSNNNSNIVPTSAVSPPRTSIASSSVAAAVVAATDTGNSGPLSTLTMASYRAALNVAATLSQQQQQSQRRHHLQQQQQQQQQQQSSHHHHHHHHRNHHAHHHHQPQQPQQQHHSQQQPQQRPVTPKLSGSADLISADEKAVISGIYQHYFRTMRAHNHQHRQQQQQQQQHRTTTTHQLHHQPHQSDHSSSSSSSVTSPTSASISGILRQTYQQAYSNSAATNSSTSSSSHHRIATAIAHHPYRRPSTTLLSRAASHLGQQASSSSSSSSSSSSSSSSTSSIFGASNSVSAAAGVYANTLHRHTTSLHALQAAASFYETPSYHALLPQS; via the coding sequence ATGGCCGCCGCCTGTTACGAGAAGGAAGTGGTGGTAGGTGCCGCCATTCACCACGGACACGGACACCACCgtcaccaccatcaccatcaccatcatcatcaccatcatcaaAATAGCGGAGTCGTCGCGTCGtccggcgtcggcgtcggtgTGACTGGGCAAACAGTACTGCCGGCGACATCCACCGGTCTCGACGACGCTGCCGTCATCGCCGCCGCagctgctgccgccgccgccgccgcctccaGCAACTCGTCATCATCGGTGAACGCCGCAAGTGTCAACGGCAACGTTGTCAACGTCAGCGCGACGGTGACAGCGAGCAGCTCCGCGACCGCGGCCGCGGCTGCggccgctgctgctgccacCGCCACTGGCGCGTCCAGCGCTGTGGTGATCAATGGTTACAAGGTGCAGGAATACAAGGACTACTCGCAGCCGCTCCACGTGGATTGTAGCGTCGAGTACGAGCTGCCGAGCCAGGCGAAGCCGCCGCCCGGCGGCGGCGAGCCCCTCCTCATGATCCATCCGTGCTACTATCGACGTGCCGAGCGTGAGAGGAGGAGCCCCTTCGTCAATAATCTACCGCCGCCACCGGCGCCAGCAACGGCTCCCATGTCCGCCTCCCGCAGGAGCGGTCGCAGGAGCGCCGCGACGGCAGCGTCCGTCGCTGCCGCCGGCGCCGCCGCTGTAACAGTAGCCACCGCGGCAGTCGCAATCGCTGCGACACCTTCATCCACGACGGCGGCAGTCGTGCCGCCATCGAACAATAACAGCAACATCGTGCCTACGTCCGCCGTGTCGCCGCCTCGGACATCTATCGCTTCATCCTCCGTTGCTGCGGCTGTAGTCGCAGCCACAGACACCGGGAACAGTGGTCCACTGTCCACTCTCACCATGGCATCATATCGCGCGGCGCTCAATGTCGCGGCCACATTAtctcagcagcagcagcagtctcAGAGGCGACATCATCtccagcaacaacagcagcagcagcagcagcagcaatcgagtcatcaccatcatcatcatcaccacaGGAATCATCATGCACACCATCATCATCAGCCGCAGCAGCCGCAACAGCAACATCACAGCCAACAGCAACCACAACAACGACCCGTGACACCAAAGCTTTCCGGTAGCGCCGACCTCATTTCCGCCGATGAGAAGGCAGTCATATCAGGTATTTATCAGCATTACTTCCGCACGATGCGCGCCCACAATCATCAGCATcgtcagcagcagcagcagcagcagcaacaccGTACCACTACCACCCATCAGCTTCATCATCAACCTCACCAAAGCGACCACAGTTCCTCTTCTTCGTCATCGGTCACGTCACCGACGTCCGCGTCGATTTCCGGTATCTTGCGGCAAACGTATCAGCAAGCGTATAGCAATAGCGCGGCCACGAACTCGAGCACGAGCTCGAGCAGCCATCACCGCATCGCCACGGCGATCGCCCATCATCCCTACAGGCGACCGTCGACGACGTTGCTGTCGCGGGCGGCCTCGCATCTCGGTCAGCAGGCCTCCtcatcctcttcttcctcgtcgtcgtcgtcctcttcctcttcctccacctCGTCTATCTTCGGTGCTTCCAATAGCGTCTCGGCCGCGGCCGGCGTTTACGCAAACACACTACACAGGCATACAACTTCCCTGCATGCCCTACAGGCCGCCGCCAGTTTTTACGAGACGCCGAGCTATCACGCCCTCCTACCCCAAAGTTAG